The sequence below is a genomic window from Corythoichthys intestinalis isolate RoL2023-P3 chromosome 4, ASM3026506v1, whole genome shotgun sequence.
AGATGGGCTAGGTATCAGCCTTTTCtatcaaaataaaatacactGAATGGACATAAATAATGTCACGTTGTTAGATAATTTAGATacaaacaataacaataatagtAATACCACTCTTTGACAGATATATAATGCTCAGCTTGATAGGCCTTAATTTTTCAACATGTTATTACAGTCATTATTTACAGAATTTGGTTCATGCAAAAATCTCTTGAGGCTCTTATCAGCATATTGGTCCAATTTGGCTTAACAACCAATATATTCTCAAGGATGTGGCAGAGACAAATGAgtgaaaaagtttacactgagaGGGACTTCGACCAGGAGGATCTAAAAGCCAAGCTGTTAGGCCTTCCTGGAGGCTCCGTTGATCTCACCAAACAAGATTCCGGCATTGGCATTCTCACAATCAACAACCCCTCCTACATGAATGCCTTCTCTGGTAAGGTTTCGCAAAACCACCTCTATTCTCTGAATATCATATCTGGACATATCACTTGTGTTGTCTTTGGTATTTTACTGTTTTGTCCTAGGCACCATGATGGTGCAGCTGGAGGAAAAGGTTAGCCAACTGGAGAAGTGGACAGATGGAAAAGGCCTCATAGTCCAGGGTGCTGCGGGGACTTTCTGTTCTGGATCAGACCTCAATGCTGTCAAAGCAATATCCAAACCTGATGTATGATATTTTAAGatccttattattattttaaagagtGATTAGGACATACAagggttggggaaaaaaaatcaacaaaaactaattcaatatggtgtaggtccgcCTTTTGCAGCAATTgcagcctcaattctccgaggtattgattcatacaacttgtgaattgtttccaaacgAATTATAAcccattcttcagttagaatactcTATAACTCTTTTAGAGACAATGGCGGTGACAATCGatgtcttaattgaatctctaaaactgaccataaatgctcaataatgttgaggtctagggattgtgccggccaaccaagatgctcaacttcattagaatgttcctcttgccattctttaacagttatgttcaatgattatgataccaaaatgttaggtgtttccattattttgtccaacccctgtacaaactccacacaggaggtTCAGATCCCGGGTTTAAACCCTTGATTTTAGAATTGAGAAGCAGGGTCTGCTAACCAGTCATCCACattattgttaaaaaacaaaaacaaaaaatagaaaatcgagATGTCCAATCCTTGCTTTACTGACATACCTTGATTAGATTATAgtgattatatactgtatgcatatatatatatatatatatatatatatatatacatacatacatagcggaaaacacagacaaggctgaaaatatCGTAGCCTATGAGGTTTATCCGAGGCGCGATTATTGCTAGTTGAaaatgcagtttctgctcttgcacccctcctgaaaataaactgcattattttaagcccaaagaactgttgcgtttaatagaacaatatgtctatatactgccatagcagattcatggcgcatcaagtccccgaactatttttaatttgtctgttttaccctggaaacccctgtttacagacgtggcgcaaccacttttgtttcaacctaggtaTAAaaagtaagtaatcgtatttattacttgaaatgtctgacatttttagcttagaaccattaattgatgtctaatctttagttaaaaaaaaggactttaaaaaattattcactcgcatattttgaactttttaacaaattatctcacaatgaaaaaatttgcgtctctaaaaaaagtcacggatatccacctcataactatcgatcaattgtatttttttgttactgttgcattttccccaatattttagatgataaataatcgatccaaacaaagaaaaattgaaagaaaaaggtttaaaggggtaaatatttgaaaaaaaaaaacatttcgaccactacttgatgtctgcgatttctgcatcgcgacccttgttatactactatgtttcatccataaaatcccccccaaaatccggctgtggccattcacatctgtgtcttgacactcggtgatacatgttacacagagtttttggatggaaacaagtacgtgataatatctcgttaaatcatggcgtctttaattctgctctcgcgtctcATCTCCAGTtacggttttgctgtttatatatgtatattttttaaatgccctcctgttaaaaaaattcttcccccagaaaattgagatcttaagctttccaatgttgtatcacacatgcatatcggataattttgaaatttggccaaattgggggtctcagagcggaacttcaagtcacctgagtgttttcataTATAAAGTCTAAGCAATTTTGCTTTCATCTTGTAGGATGGTATGAAGATGTGTATGTTCATGCAGAATACTCTCACAAGACTACTCAGGTAAGGGACCCTATTTTGCATGATCAAAGCTTATGAAGTTCCTTATGTAATTGGAGTACACCATGTGGTGTTTCTAGTGCAGGCTGCCTCTGATCTCTGTTGCTCTTGTGGAGGGGAGAGCTTTGGGTGGAGGTGCAGAACTTACTACTGCCTGTGATTTCAGGTGATGTTTTCTTGAAAGGACTTTGCACATAAACATAGCTGATCTTAGACGTAAGAACATCAAGACTGATACggcactttttgttttttagattAATGGCACCCGAAAGTGTGATCCAATTCGTCCACAAACACATGGGTGTGGTACCAGGCTGGGGTGGAGCTGCTCGACTTGTCAATCTTATTGGAAGCCGAAATTCAGTCAAGTTGCTCAGTGGTGCGTTGAAAGTGGATCCTGATTTTGGCCTCCAGGTTAATCTGGTAGATGGACTTCTTAAAGACCCTCAGTTAGAGGAAGGTGTTGGGACTTTCTTGAAGCAAACTGAAAAGTGGCTCAGTCACTACACAAAAGGGCCAGCACCAGTAGTCCAGGCTATGAAAAAGGTGGTGTTGTCAGGGAGGGAGCTCCCTCTAGTGGAGGCTCTGAGAACTGAAAAGGAGGTGTTTGGGACAGTTTGGGGTGGTCCAGCTAACATGCAGGCATTAGCTAACAAGACTAAATACAAATAAGTATGTCATACTGACCAGGAAACATTCAACCTGACTGTAGAATCTGTGTATATCAATCTTGAAGTAAACCTTGGTGCAGTGCATTTAAACAACTGTGATCATTCTAGAGaaagtgataaaaaaaaaactttgtattTTGAATTGCATTTCGGGTTTAGAAACTTGCATTTCCAGTTGTCAGATCATGTAATCAGAATTGGAATTGTTCAAACTCTAAGCTTGTATCATTGATATTGTTTGGTGAGGGAACCATTGTTCAACGCACAGCTTCACATTCTATTTTCTAATTCTCTCCTTGCCCTTTCTGTTGGACGTTCCTTTAGCTCAGTTATTCAGATGAATATTGAATTCAAATTTCTAATCTTATTTCTGGAGAAAACATCTTTTGCACACAAACATGAGTGGATTGAAACAACACGTAAATTTAAAATCCCATGGTTACTCAACAATTGTAAGAAGGAAATGAAAAGGCAACAAGACCAAGTCAGAATGATGAAATGACCATTTATTAATTTACAAACCAAGTAGAAAATTGCCAAGccaaaactgttaaaaaaaataaaataaaaaaatccgagCGGAAAGTTTGAGGAGATAATCTAAACacagagaagaagaaaaaaaaattcaaactacCGGTATGTGATTTGGAATGGCATAATCATCTTACTGCCTCACATGTTGCACTTATTAGATAGAAAACCAAAGTCAAAACAAATGGACAATTATCCACATCAAAACCA
It includes:
- the echdc1 gene encoding ethylmalonyl-CoA decarboxylase isoform X2 — its product is MVICTARHHILRANYLCGRWARMWQRQMSEKVYTERDFDQEDLKAKLLGLPGGSVDLTKQDSGIGILTINNPSYMNAFSGTMMVQLEEKVSQLEKWTDGKGLIVQGAAGTFCSGSDLNAVKAISKPDDGMKMCMFMQNTLTRLLRLPLISVALVEGRALGGGAELTTACDFRLMAPESVIQFVHKHMGVVPGWGGAARLVNLIGSRNSVKLLSGALKVDPDFGLQVNLVDGLLKDPQLEEGVGTFLKQTEKWLSHYTKGPAPVVQAMKKVVLSGRELPLVEALRTEKEVFGTVWGGPANMQALANKTKYK
- the echdc1 gene encoding ethylmalonyl-CoA decarboxylase isoform X1, with amino-acid sequence MISAHPRVFSRKMVICTARHHILRANYLCGRWARMWQRQMSEKVYTERDFDQEDLKAKLLGLPGGSVDLTKQDSGIGILTINNPSYMNAFSGTMMVQLEEKVSQLEKWTDGKGLIVQGAAGTFCSGSDLNAVKAISKPDDGMKMCMFMQNTLTRLLRLPLISVALVEGRALGGGAELTTACDFRLMAPESVIQFVHKHMGVVPGWGGAARLVNLIGSRNSVKLLSGALKVDPDFGLQVNLVDGLLKDPQLEEGVGTFLKQTEKWLSHYTKGPAPVVQAMKKVVLSGRELPLVEALRTEKEVFGTVWGGPANMQALANKTKYK